Proteins from one Mesotoga infera genomic window:
- a CDS encoding carbon-nitrogen hydrolase family protein: MERIVVSAVQFAIEPMNVEKNLSIAHYWITKTKEFSNANLVVLPESFTTGFTPIGGVKDLWKAVSTIPGPIIDRAVQWASELDMYICFPTYERGEVFPVIYNSAALIGPDGLLGVYRKTHPFPSERLEAGGWTTPGREPFSVETPIGNIGMVICYDGDFPELARITTLKGAEIICRPSAFLRTFDQWELTNRARAYDNHVYWIGTNSVGRDASGAYFFGCSMIVHPSGMKLSQAGGCDEFIHAELDPDPIKKIIPGSNRDQIFDHIQDRNTEAYTGILEEGKSAFEPAKRIPFRRR, translated from the coding sequence ATGGAGAGAATCGTTGTTTCTGCCGTACAGTTTGCAATCGAACCGATGAACGTCGAAAAGAACCTTTCGATAGCCCATTACTGGATAACGAAGACCAAAGAGTTCTCCAACGCAAATCTGGTGGTACTACCTGAGAGTTTCACTACCGGGTTTACTCCTATTGGTGGTGTCAAAGACCTCTGGAAGGCAGTTTCCACAATTCCCGGTCCGATAATTGATAGGGCCGTTCAATGGGCCAGTGAACTGGATATGTATATATGCTTTCCAACTTACGAGAGGGGTGAGGTCTTTCCGGTTATCTATAACAGCGCCGCACTGATAGGCCCAGATGGTCTGCTGGGTGTTTATAGAAAGACCCATCCCTTTCCATCGGAACGACTGGAGGCAGGCGGATGGACCACACCAGGCAGGGAGCCCTTCTCAGTTGAGACTCCGATAGGCAACATAGGTATGGTGATCTGTTATGACGGAGATTTCCCCGAACTTGCGAGAATTACGACCCTGAAGGGAGCTGAGATAATATGCAGACCATCGGCTTTTCTGCGAACGTTCGATCAGTGGGAACTTACCAACAGGGCGCGTGCCTACGATAATCACGTTTACTGGATAGGTACCAATTCTGTCGGAAGAGATGCCAGCGGGGCATATTTCTTCGGCTGCTCGATGATCGTTCACCCTTCAGGTATGAAACTCTCTCAGGCCGGGGGTTGTGACGAGTTCATCCATGCCGAACTGGACCCCGATCCAATAAAAAAGATCATTCCCGGCTCGAACAGAGACCAGATATTCGACCATATTCAAGACAGGAACACAGAGGCCTACACCGGAATTCTCGAAGAGGGTAAATCAGCCTTCGAACCGGCAAAGCGCATTCCATTCAGGAGGAGATGA
- a CDS encoding HAD-IA family hydrolase — protein MRLFIFDVGGVVAANTSVVPQICDYLDIPQERFIELAGHESIKALQTGGMTEEDFALRLSSKIGKEVPSNIWSIFFNPVPIEGTIKIIEKLKTRYRVVAGTNTIDPHYRIHKERNDYVLFDEVYASHIMGLAKPDSEFYRHILYAENCTPEEAFFADDTLKNVLAARNLGIVSFHFTEPSALEERLKEYL, from the coding sequence TTGAGACTCTTTATCTTCGATGTTGGCGGTGTTGTTGCCGCAAATACCAGTGTGGTTCCCCAAATATGCGATTATCTCGATATTCCCCAGGAAAGGTTCATAGAACTCGCAGGCCATGAAAGCATCAAGGCCCTCCAAACGGGCGGGATGACCGAAGAGGACTTTGCCCTTCGTCTGTCTTCAAAGATAGGTAAAGAAGTACCTTCCAATATCTGGTCGATCTTCTTTAATCCTGTTCCGATCGAAGGCACGATCAAGATCATAGAAAAATTAAAAACCCGGTACAGGGTGGTAGCCGGGACGAACACAATTGACCCCCACTACAGGATACATAAAGAACGAAACGATTATGTCTTGTTTGACGAAGTTTACGCCTCCCACATCATGGGTCTGGCTAAACCCGATTCAGAGTTTTACCGTCATATCCTTTATGCCGAGAACTGCACGCCTGAGGAGGCTTTTTTCGCCGACGACACTTTGAAAAATGTTCTGGCAGCGAGAAATCTGGGTATTGTATCATTTCATTTCACAGAACCTTCCGCTCTGGAAGAAAGGCTCAAAGAGTATCTTTGA
- a CDS encoding CaiB/BaiF CoA transferase family protein → MKLPKPLEGLFVLDLTRVLAGPFCTMLLCDMGAAVVKVERPDGGDDSRTFSPMINGESAYFMSINRGKKSITLNLKAPEGKVLFKRLVEKADVLVENFKPGVMKKLGFSYERLKELNSSLIYTALSGFGHSGPMSQRTAYDLIIQGLSGIMSITGPDRDHPTKTGSSIADIFCGTFACIGILAALHNRQKNGEGQMVDVAMLDSMVAVLENAIARFSATGRIPEPIGNSHPSIAPFASFATLDGQINIAIGNDSIWQKFCMAIERPELCEDPRFSTNPERVRNIIELTKIISVTLSGKTTRDWLDLFQELDIPSGRINNIADLFTDPQVLAREMIVDVPQKGFNVKMPGVPIKFSATPAGICGPAPSLGENNGEIYQELLGLSLQELEEYKKRGVI, encoded by the coding sequence ATGAAATTGCCCAAGCCACTCGAAGGATTGTTCGTACTCGACCTAACCAGAGTCCTCGCGGGGCCATTTTGCACGATGTTGCTCTGCGATATGGGAGCGGCCGTGGTGAAGGTCGAACGGCCAGACGGCGGAGACGATTCCCGCACTTTCAGTCCCATGATAAACGGTGAAAGCGCATATTTCATGAGTATCAACAGGGGAAAGAAGAGTATAACGTTGAACCTGAAAGCTCCCGAGGGGAAGGTGCTCTTCAAACGACTCGTTGAAAAGGCCGATGTGTTGGTGGAGAATTTCAAACCAGGCGTGATGAAGAAGCTCGGGTTTTCCTACGAAAGACTCAAGGAGCTTAACTCTTCGCTTATATACACGGCATTATCAGGTTTTGGACATTCCGGACCGATGAGTCAGAGGACGGCTTACGATCTGATAATACAGGGATTGAGCGGAATAATGAGCATAACGGGTCCGGATAGAGACCACCCTACGAAGACCGGGAGTTCTATTGCCGACATATTTTGTGGAACCTTCGCCTGTATCGGTATTCTAGCGGCTCTCCACAACAGGCAAAAAAATGGTGAAGGACAGATGGTGGATGTCGCGATGCTGGACAGCATGGTTGCCGTTCTCGAGAATGCTATCGCGAGGTTTTCGGCAACTGGAAGGATACCAGAACCTATCGGCAATAGTCATCCGTCGATCGCACCCTTCGCTTCGTTCGCGACACTTGATGGTCAGATAAACATCGCAATCGGAAACGACAGTATATGGCAAAAATTCTGCATGGCGATAGAGCGGCCGGAGTTGTGCGAAGATCCGAGGTTTTCCACCAATCCAGAGCGTGTGAGAAATATAATCGAACTCACAAAGATAATCTCTGTCACTCTTTCTGGGAAAACCACCAGAGATTGGCTCGATCTCTTCCAGGAACTCGATATACCGTCCGGTCGTATAAACAACATCGCTGATCTCTTCACCGATCCACAAGTACTTGCGCGTGAAATGATCGTGGACGTTCCCCAGAAGGGGTTCAACGTAAAGATGCCCGGCGTACCCATAAAGTTCTCGGCAACGCCAGCGGGAATCTGTGGACCGGCTCCATCGCTTGGAGAAAACAATGGAGAAATATATCAGGAACTACTTGGTTTGAGTCTCCAAGAGTTAGAGGAGTATAAAAAAAGAGGGGTCATATGA
- a CDS encoding YlbE family protein, with translation MVTLFDIEKANQIAFERLQKAEPHIVDLGIACEVIPGIEKNTILHAGPPIELERMSGPMMGAMIGAVIYEGWADTPQKAAEYLKENNVVFDPCHHHGAVGPMAGIISPGMPVWIVEDRSSGKRSYATLNEGLGKVLRMGAFDEEVIERLRWMREILFPVLKAGVEHYVNDNGGINLKSLISQALHMGDELHNRNRAATSLLIRTLAPYLVESSTDNTSLAKVMRFMAGNDHFFLNPGMAAAKVSLDSIGFVEGSTMVTVMARNGTDFGIQIAGLERRWFTCQAALPDVLLFPGFTRADVNRDIGDSAIMETYGVGGFALAAAPAIVQFVGGTPQDAINYTREMYEICLGENRNFTIPSLNFRGTPTGIDLIKVVETGITPVLDTGAAHREAGKGQVGAGIVRMPSKAFVSAANAFTDRYL, from the coding sequence GTGGTAACTTTGTTTGATATCGAAAAGGCCAATCAGATAGCATTTGAAAGACTCCAAAAAGCCGAGCCACATATAGTGGATCTCGGTATAGCCTGTGAAGTGATTCCCGGAATAGAGAAGAACACCATACTACATGCCGGACCGCCGATAGAACTGGAAAGGATGTCGGGGCCTATGATGGGGGCCATGATAGGAGCAGTCATCTACGAAGGCTGGGCAGACACACCCCAAAAGGCCGCAGAGTACTTGAAAGAAAACAATGTGGTGTTCGATCCATGTCACCATCACGGTGCAGTTGGACCGATGGCGGGAATAATATCACCCGGAATGCCCGTATGGATTGTAGAGGACCGCTCAAGCGGCAAAAGGAGCTACGCTACCCTCAATGAAGGACTGGGAAAAGTCCTCAGAATGGGCGCCTTTGACGAAGAGGTAATCGAAAGGCTTCGCTGGATGAGAGAGATCCTTTTCCCCGTGCTAAAGGCAGGCGTGGAACATTATGTGAATGATAACGGAGGAATCAATCTTAAAAGCCTTATCTCCCAGGCCCTTCATATGGGCGACGAACTTCATAACAGAAACCGGGCTGCTACCTCCTTGTTAATCCGAACGCTCGCGCCTTATCTTGTGGAATCCTCCACCGACAACACCTCTCTGGCGAAAGTGATGCGTTTCATGGCCGGCAACGATCATTTCTTTCTCAATCCCGGTATGGCTGCAGCCAAGGTTTCGCTGGACAGCATCGGTTTCGTCGAGGGTTCTACGATGGTAACCGTTATGGCGAGAAACGGAACGGATTTCGGGATACAAATAGCCGGTCTAGAAAGGCGATGGTTCACCTGCCAGGCAGCTCTACCTGACGTTTTGCTTTTCCCGGGATTCACCAGGGCCGACGTAAACAGGGATATAGGTGACAGCGCGATAATGGAAACCTACGGAGTCGGGGGGTTCGCACTGGCGGCCGCGCCCGCTATCGTCCAGTTCGTCGGCGGTACGCCTCAGGATGCTATCAACTACACAAGAGAGATGTATGAGATCTGCCTTGGTGAGAACAGGAACTTCACGATTCCCTCTCTCAATTTTAGGGGAACGCCAACGGGTATAGATCTAATAAAAGTTGTGGAGACCGGTATCACACCTGTTCTCGACACCGGAGCCGCCCATCGCGAAGCCGGCAAGGGACAAGTTGGCGCCGGCATAGTAAGAATGCCTTCCAAGGCCTTTGTGTCGGCCGCAAATGCTTTTACCGACAGGTATTTATAA
- a CDS encoding ABC transporter substrate-binding protein, whose amino-acid sequence MRRLTVILLVLLILVIPIGAMAKITITWWINPWRIAPPGFPADKAATEEDFPKWAAEEFMRLHPDVEIKYVVVGNTEYAQKMAAAIATGTQPDIFKGPVWDNRWVGAGLLEPIDDYLTQEDIDDFYELALESGYVNGKHYIWPWNLGTNGMGTSMLLYTPDFEKAGIDWKKIVEEGWTMEEFVEIAKKLTWDSDGDGNIDHYAISFGAQDTHNLMNFIYAFGAKLINEDETKVIFNSQEAIDGLQFLVDLVEVHGVAPKGVEAMGVYDVIGNFHSHKTSIGFGGPYEIGRITRYVKSGQLAEQFYPVIAPFPHVEGKKGVSYASASGFVVFKQKDAAKKEKVMEFAKFLTNKENTALLESLLYLTARKSVNAQLFKSDEYLNDQTQTFARIMDETGMEFFGSQSFPWSEISKFFTSAMQGAFGLTKTVKEALDGFVTEANRALAYYY is encoded by the coding sequence ATGAGAAGACTCACTGTAATTCTACTTGTTTTGCTGATTCTGGTTATTCCTATCGGCGCGATGGCGAAAATCACCATAACGTGGTGGATCAATCCCTGGAGAATAGCACCTCCCGGGTTCCCAGCCGACAAAGCAGCAACAGAAGAGGACTTCCCGAAGTGGGCCGCAGAGGAGTTCATGAGGCTCCATCCTGATGTAGAAATCAAGTACGTAGTTGTAGGCAACACTGAGTACGCACAGAAGATGGCTGCCGCAATAGCGACTGGAACTCAGCCGGATATCTTCAAGGGACCCGTCTGGGATAACAGATGGGTAGGTGCAGGACTTCTCGAGCCAATCGACGACTATCTCACTCAGGAAGATATCGACGATTTCTACGAGCTGGCACTGGAAAGCGGATATGTTAACGGAAAGCACTATATCTGGCCATGGAATCTCGGCACAAATGGAATGGGTACATCGATGCTTCTGTACACTCCAGATTTCGAGAAGGCTGGAATCGACTGGAAGAAGATAGTCGAAGAAGGCTGGACAATGGAGGAGTTCGTAGAAATTGCCAAGAAGCTCACATGGGATTCCGACGGTGATGGCAATATTGACCACTATGCTATAAGTTTCGGTGCCCAGGATACCCACAATCTGATGAACTTCATCTACGCTTTCGGCGCAAAGCTAATCAATGAAGACGAAACGAAAGTCATATTCAATTCCCAGGAAGCCATCGATGGTCTGCAGTTCCTGGTAGATCTGGTTGAAGTTCATGGCGTGGCTCCCAAAGGTGTCGAGGCGATGGGTGTTTACGATGTAATAGGTAACTTCCACTCCCACAAAACCAGCATAGGTTTTGGAGGTCCTTATGAAATCGGTAGAATAACAAGATATGTCAAGTCCGGCCAGCTTGCCGAACAGTTCTATCCGGTCATCGCTCCTTTCCCACATGTAGAAGGAAAGAAAGGTGTATCTTACGCTTCTGCGAGTGGCTTTGTGGTATTCAAGCAGAAAGATGCAGCCAAGAAGGAGAAAGTGATGGAGTTTGCAAAGTTCCTCACCAACAAAGAGAACACGGCGCTTCTCGAGAGCCTTCTTTATCTGACAGCGAGAAAATCGGTGAACGCACAGCTCTTCAAGAGTGATGAATACCTCAACGATCAGACACAGACCTTTGCTAGAATTATGGACGAAACCGGTATGGAGTTCTTTGGATCGCAGAGTTTCCCGTGGTCAGAAATTTCCAAATTCTTCACAAGCGCTATGCAAGGTGCCTTTGGACTGACAAAAACTGTTAAGGAAGCCCTCGATGGTTTCGTTACAGAAGCAAACAGGGCTCTAGCTTACTACTATTGA
- a CDS encoding Crp/Fnr family transcriptional regulator, which translates to MNPLIYNLGRCDLFAGIPVGQLEDIFSKVKHRIRRFLPGELIEEQGSSCEEMLVLLLGEVKAQMQDFSGKVVQIERIKAPSILASGFIFAKDRKLPVDIVAIDHVTILYMEKTGIISICGNNERFLVNLLGDMGNRLTTLAEKVWLLSLNTISQKLAHFLLKKASENGPEFELKITREELADAFGVARPSLSRVFGEFTSEGIIGQDGKKIRVLDEDALKRIVGEPADL; encoded by the coding sequence TTGAATCCTCTGATTTACAACCTGGGAAGGTGTGACCTCTTTGCCGGTATCCCGGTGGGTCAGCTTGAAGATATTTTTTCAAAGGTAAAACACAGGATCCGTAGATTCCTGCCGGGAGAACTCATAGAGGAACAGGGGAGTAGCTGCGAGGAAATGCTTGTGCTCCTTTTGGGTGAAGTAAAGGCACAGATGCAGGACTTCTCGGGTAAGGTCGTTCAGATTGAGAGAATCAAGGCCCCTTCGATTCTGGCCTCAGGTTTCATCTTCGCCAAAGACAGAAAGTTACCGGTCGATATAGTTGCCATAGATCACGTCACAATACTCTATATGGAGAAGACCGGAATTATTTCTATATGTGGAAACAACGAGAGATTCCTGGTTAATCTCCTAGGCGATATGGGCAACAGACTCACCACTCTGGCCGAAAAAGTGTGGTTGCTATCCCTGAACACTATAAGCCAGAAACTGGCGCATTTTCTTTTAAAAAAAGCCTCTGAAAACGGTCCGGAGTTCGAACTTAAGATAACAAGAGAAGAACTGGCCGACGCTTTCGGTGTTGCAAGGCCTTCGTTGTCCAGAGTTTTCGGGGAGTTCACATCCGAAGGAATCATCGGCCAAGACGGGAAAAAGATAAGGGTACTCGACGAGGACGCTCTGAAAAGAATCGTGGGAGAACCGGCAGACCTTTGA
- the fdrA gene encoding acyl-CoA synthetase FdrA, translated as MKRVEIIKGEYYDSVTLMLVAKELKKIEGVTEATLNMATEANLHVMKAAGFEVESVNASPDDLIIGIDCPGKLYDRLMEMARSYLSSLPWKDSEEPGEYTPKTLEGALSVLPGANVALISLPGRYAAAEAMKALKRGLNVMLYSDNVSLEEEIELKRYASRNELIVMGPDCGTVVINGQGLGFSNVCPVGPVGIVSASGTGLQEVMVQLARRGIGVKHGLGTGGRDIKSAVGGISSLTAVEALANDPEISVMVFISKPPSPEVREKIVQALRSSGKPSVTCFMGESPREDEPKLKYATGLEECATLAAALLGGKDVIKAREDLINEYLKIEVLGRKSEASGRFLRGLFTGGTLCYEAESIARRYLESVYGNNPLEIGMKLPDSLKPIKNSFIDYGEDEFTQGKLHPMIDPSFRSGQLRIQSEDPSVAVVLFDVVLGYGSAPDPSADVVSAIKSLERKKGPLYVAYVCGTSGDPQNLERQTGILKEAGVHVFESNAKAAIFAAAATEGRERK; from the coding sequence TTGAAAAGAGTAGAGATTATTAAGGGTGAATATTACGACAGTGTGACTCTCATGCTCGTGGCAAAGGAGCTTAAGAAGATCGAAGGCGTTACCGAAGCCACGTTGAATATGGCGACGGAGGCGAATTTGCATGTCATGAAAGCCGCGGGTTTCGAGGTGGAGAGTGTAAATGCCTCTCCGGACGATCTGATAATTGGAATTGACTGTCCTGGAAAGCTGTACGACAGACTTATGGAGATGGCCAGATCCTATCTCTCCTCGCTGCCGTGGAAGGATAGTGAAGAGCCTGGCGAATATACGCCCAAGACACTAGAAGGAGCGCTATCTGTGCTTCCGGGAGCCAATGTCGCACTGATTTCCCTGCCAGGAAGATACGCTGCGGCAGAAGCGATGAAAGCCCTGAAGAGAGGTTTGAATGTAATGCTCTACTCCGACAATGTTTCGCTGGAAGAGGAGATCGAGCTGAAGAGGTACGCCTCCCGGAACGAACTGATAGTGATGGGTCCGGATTGCGGAACAGTGGTCATAAACGGTCAAGGGCTGGGCTTCTCCAATGTCTGCCCGGTGGGCCCGGTCGGTATAGTCTCTGCATCCGGTACGGGATTGCAGGAAGTAATGGTCCAGCTTGCCAGGCGTGGAATAGGTGTGAAACATGGTCTAGGAACGGGTGGCAGAGATATTAAGTCGGCCGTGGGCGGTATCTCTTCGCTGACTGCGGTAGAGGCTCTAGCGAACGATCCCGAAATCTCCGTAATGGTGTTTATAAGCAAACCACCCTCGCCCGAAGTGAGGGAGAAGATTGTCCAGGCACTGAGAAGCAGCGGAAAGCCTTCGGTTACGTGTTTCATGGGAGAATCACCACGCGAGGATGAACCAAAGTTGAAATACGCTACCGGTCTTGAGGAGTGCGCAACTCTAGCGGCGGCTCTCCTGGGTGGAAAAGACGTGATAAAAGCCAGAGAGGATTTGATAAATGAGTATTTGAAAATCGAAGTCCTGGGACGGAAGAGCGAAGCTTCCGGACGGTTCCTGCGAGGTCTCTTCACGGGCGGTACTCTCTGCTATGAGGCCGAAAGCATAGCCAGGAGATATCTCGAATCGGTTTACGGAAATAACCCGCTAGAGATCGGAATGAAGTTACCCGATAGTCTTAAGCCTATTAAAAACAGTTTCATAGACTACGGTGAAGATGAATTCACTCAGGGTAAACTCCACCCTATGATCGATCCTTCCTTCCGATCCGGGCAGCTCAGGATACAATCAGAGGATCCTTCAGTCGCGGTAGTTCTCTTCGATGTTGTTCTCGGCTACGGCAGCGCACCGGATCCTTCAGCCGATGTGGTAAGTGCGATAAAAAGCCTTGAGAGGAAGAAAGGACCTCTTTACGTCGCCTACGTATGTGGAACGTCGGGCGACCCCCAGAATCTGGAGAGACAGACCGGAATTCTTAAGGAAGCCGGCGTTCATGTATTCGAAAGCAACGCGAAAGCGGCGATTTTCGCAGCGGCGGCTACGGAGGGGAGAGAACGGAAATGA
- a CDS encoding DUF2877 domain-containing protein: protein MITLYPFERSSDWQKIESVVKVHSIYSKVINFEGDDNRRYSLITREVDYLPRASLIEALPVLRTGESVRVSQELSSVGFDPSINPVSEPANLLWQPLWSEWRRFLLDDRFECLLDQLENPERMIGLGPGTTPAGDDFVTGLITAFRWTGVEVGERFFKALEKNGTTWFSTQMIRDALNGYIWKRGYKLCQALVGSSASEFLSAVGSILQWGHLSGRAWLAGFSTGLEGIS from the coding sequence ATGATCACTCTGTACCCATTTGAACGAAGTTCCGATTGGCAGAAAATTGAGTCAGTCGTGAAGGTCCACAGCATCTATTCTAAGGTTATCAATTTTGAAGGAGATGATAACAGGAGGTATTCTCTGATCACCAGGGAAGTGGATTATCTGCCAAGAGCATCTCTCATAGAGGCGCTTCCTGTTTTGCGCACCGGGGAAAGCGTAAGAGTCTCTCAGGAACTTTCCAGTGTGGGTTTTGACCCTTCGATCAATCCAGTTTCGGAGCCTGCCAATCTCCTCTGGCAACCTCTCTGGAGTGAGTGGAGACGTTTTTTGCTTGATGACCGGTTCGAGTGTTTGCTGGATCAGCTGGAGAATCCCGAAAGAATGATAGGCCTCGGTCCGGGAACGACACCTGCTGGCGACGACTTTGTCACCGGCCTTATAACGGCATTCAGATGGACGGGGGTAGAGGTGGGCGAACGGTTTTTTAAGGCGCTGGAGAAAAACGGAACGACTTGGTTTTCAACTCAGATGATAAGAGATGCTTTGAATGGATATATCTGGAAGAGAGGCTATAAACTCTGCCAGGCACTAGTTGGCAGTTCAGCGTCTGAGTTCCTATCGGCGGTCGGGAGTATTCTCCAATGGGGGCATCTCTCCGGCAGGGCCTGGCTCGCAGGGTTTTCTACTGGACTTGAAGGGATTTCGTGA
- a CDS encoding cyclase family protein, which produces MELKNWEKIRIYELSQPISHLTPPWPTYEPLQIKFFKRLAPNGANGQLLTHSNHVGTHLDGSLHFCTHGRDIASIPLNELVAPGVIVDLSDIAEDYGIYTSKDIEDRVEVREGDILIINTGYHRYAFDQPEADEVRYMIKHPGPTREFADWCRKKKLKWIGVDCGSADHPMNTKIRDWMPVQAKECDVFFRKKYGKALDEIFPPDDYQLMHVLLFPYDIIHAENVGGEIDQILNRRMIIGCFPWRFVGGESCISRIVAFDEEE; this is translated from the coding sequence ATGGAATTAAAAAACTGGGAGAAAATCAGAATCTACGAACTCTCACAACCTATCAGCCACCTGACGCCTCCATGGCCTACCTACGAACCTTTGCAGATTAAGTTTTTCAAAAGGCTCGCGCCAAATGGTGCCAATGGTCAGCTTCTTACGCACTCAAACCATGTGGGAACACACCTGGATGGATCGCTCCATTTCTGTACTCACGGTCGGGATATTGCGAGCATACCGCTCAACGAACTCGTTGCCCCTGGAGTTATCGTAGATCTCTCCGATATAGCGGAGGATTACGGGATATATACCTCCAAAGATATCGAGGACCGGGTCGAGGTGAGGGAAGGAGATATATTGATCATCAACACGGGATACCATAGATACGCCTTCGATCAACCGGAAGCCGACGAAGTGCGCTATATGATTAAGCATCCCGGTCCAACGAGAGAGTTTGCCGATTGGTGCAGAAAGAAGAAGTTGAAGTGGATTGGCGTCGATTGCGGTTCGGCTGATCATCCGATGAACACAAAGATTAGAGACTGGATGCCCGTTCAAGCTAAAGAATGTGACGTCTTTTTCCGTAAAAAATACGGCAAGGCTCTTGATGAGATCTTCCCACCGGACGATTACCAGTTGATGCACGTACTTCTCTTCCCCTACGATATAATACATGCCGAAAACGTCGGCGGAGAAATCGACCAGATACTCAACAGGAGAATGATAATTGGTTGTTTTCCCTGGAGATTCGTGGGTGGAGAGTCATGCATAAGTAGAATAGTAGCTTTCGACGAAGAGGAATAA
- a CDS encoding carbohydrate ABC transporter permease, whose product MKQIPAKQHKKNVLKEVWKNRSGYFFVLPHFVLFAVFFLVPVGWGMYLSMFRHNVFSQTFVWFDNYKRILSDWLFLKALKNTFVYTFGVVPLWLGKALLVTVLIYPFRKSIQTFFKAAFYLPHVTSSVIISMIWLWVFNPNFGLLNYFMTRLGLDPVIWLGRSLTAMPSLIIMQVIMGGGSTIVLLSAAMASIPEYYFEAATLEGASSWAIFRKITIPLLKPTILYALVMGTIANFQTFSNIYIMTKGGPEFSTTTIAYLIYETAFKSYNLGLASAMSMVMFVILVVLGIIQFKWLGSNVEY is encoded by the coding sequence TTGAAGCAGATTCCGGCTAAACAGCATAAGAAGAACGTGCTAAAAGAGGTGTGGAAGAATCGATCGGGATACTTCTTCGTTCTACCGCATTTTGTACTGTTTGCCGTTTTCTTTTTAGTACCTGTTGGTTGGGGCATGTATCTCAGTATGTTCCGACACAATGTCTTTTCGCAGACCTTCGTCTGGTTCGACAACTATAAAAGGATCTTGAGTGATTGGCTTTTTTTAAAGGCCCTCAAGAATACCTTTGTTTATACATTCGGAGTAGTGCCTTTGTGGCTCGGGAAAGCTTTACTGGTAACCGTTTTGATATATCCGTTCCGCAAATCGATACAGACTTTTTTCAAGGCGGCTTTTTATTTGCCTCACGTTACCTCCTCAGTTATAATTTCGATGATCTGGCTCTGGGTTTTCAACCCCAACTTTGGTCTTCTCAACTACTTCATGACCCGGCTAGGACTGGACCCGGTCATATGGCTGGGAAGATCGCTCACGGCCATGCCTTCTTTGATAATCATGCAGGTGATTATGGGAGGAGGATCGACCATAGTGCTTCTTTCGGCGGCCATGGCCTCGATTCCCGAGTACTATTTTGAAGCCGCGACTCTGGAAGGAGCGAGCTCCTGGGCGATTTTCAGAAAGATAACGATTCCCCTGCTCAAACCTACGATTCTCTATGCGTTGGTGATGGGTACTATTGCTAACTTCCAGACGTTCTCTAATATCTACATCATGACCAAGGGTGGGCCGGAGTTTTCAACTACAACTATTGCGTACCTCATCTATGAAACGGCCTTCAAAAGCTATAACCTTGGACTGGCTTCCGCGATGTCTATGGTGATGTTCGTGATACTAGTCGTTTTGGGAATAATACAGTTCAAGTGGCTGGGTTCAAATGTGGAGTATTGA
- a CDS encoding (deoxy)nucleoside triphosphate pyrophosphohydrolase — MVTAAIAQRNGMVLIARRLNKGRLPGKWEFPGGKAETGEGLEQCLKREIKEELGVEINIQGHFGTSIYEYPFGKIRLEAFSVEFISEEFDLKDHSEVRWICVQELGSYDLSPADLPFVESLKDSHR, encoded by the coding sequence GTGGTGACGGCCGCAATCGCCCAGAGAAACGGTATGGTTCTGATAGCCAGGAGGCTCAATAAGGGAAGGCTACCCGGGAAATGGGAATTTCCCGGTGGCAAAGCTGAAACCGGCGAGGGTCTGGAGCAGTGTTTGAAACGTGAAATAAAAGAAGAACTCGGTGTCGAGATTAACATTCAGGGTCACTTCGGCACCTCAATTTACGAATACCCGTTTGGAAAAATTAGGCTTGAGGCTTTCAGTGTTGAATTTATCTCGGAGGAGTTCGATTTGAAAGATCATTCGGAAGTTCGCTGGATCTGCGTTCAGGAGCTGGGTAGTTACGATTTATCTCCCGCCGATCTCCCCTTCGTAGAAAGCTTGAAAGACTCTCATAGATAA